One Elaeis guineensis isolate ETL-2024a chromosome 10, EG11, whole genome shotgun sequence genomic window carries:
- the LOC105059951 gene encoding uncharacterized protein produces MADDTPVEKISISGPTLASIIHRFTSSPGDVDGLLFGHVTRLPPPDLHDDDPSSAASAASSSPLSATVTGIFCSGSPMGLYNALGRLDLPAFRRAFAAADHRPPGCSLLGWFSGRRRSPVRPSMREFAVSLSLYKSPILTLDERPGSPHPDLPPKPCIFLLLSSSSSPNHAVHTHEYRAFVFRSTAGGSGVLEPRSLDVINVGPAFRGQYSSFSPESAFPWMPCWSKGVEEGERERGSKKGESLREAERELRLLESSAEGFGLARLELLVGPGAAEYTSELEDLYTKMLLKVEGLARLVEKSSARVLEQENRNSLLRNKLAGME; encoded by the exons ATGGCTGACGATACCCCCGTCGAGAAGATCTCCATCTCTGGCCCCACCCTGGCCTCCATCATCCATCGCTTCACCTCCTCTCCTGGCGATGTCGACGGTCTCCTCTTCGGCCACGTCACCCGCCTTCCTCCTCCCGATCTCCACGACGACGACCCCTCTTCCGCCGCCTCCGCCGCCAGCTCGTCCCCCCTTTCCGCCACGGTCACCGGCATCTTCTGCTCCGGCTCCCCCATGGGTTTATACAACGCCCTCGGCCGCCTCGACCTACCCGCCTTCCGCCGCGCCTTCGCCGCGGCCGACCACCGACCCCCCGGCTGCTCCCTCCTCGGATGGTTCTCTGGACGCCGCCGCTCCCCCGTCCGGCCCTCCATGCGCGAGTTCGCCGTCTCCCTCTCCCTCTACAAATCCCCAATACTAACCCTAGACGAACGCCCCGGCTCTCCCCATCCCGATCTCCCTCCGAAGCCCTGCATCTTCCTCCTCCTTTCCTCCTCGTCATCTCCGAACCATGCGGTCCACACCCACGAGTACCGGGCCTTCGTGTTCCGATCGACGGCCGGCGGCAGCGGCGTCCTCGAGCCGAGATCGCTGGACGTCATCAATGTAGGCCCTGCCTTCCGGGGGCAGTATAGTTCCTTCTCGCCGGAGTCGGCGTTCCCGTGGATGCCGTGCTGGTCGAAGGGCGTCGaggaaggggagagggagaggggaagcAAGAAAGGGGAGAGCCTCCGGGAGGCGGAGAGGGAGCTGCGGCTTTTGGAGTCCTCTGCGGAGGGATTCGGGCTGGCGAGATTGGAGCTGCTGGTGGGGCCAGGGGCGGCAGAGTACACCTCCGAGTTGGAGGACTTGTATACGAAGATGCTGCTCAAGGTGGAGGGCTTGGCGAGGCTCGTGGAGAAGAGCTCAGCTAGGGTTCTCGAGCAg GAAAATCGAAATTCATTATTGCGAAACAAGTTAGCAGGGATGGAATGA
- the LOC105059952 gene encoding uncharacterized protein, with amino-acid sequence MREEEELLRCQIQEWYPIFKPYSIRTLFHPLPDSFLRYLLCLPLNPSSPDGDDDAPPPFLLPVCASGRDPLPRPTAHIDPVSLLDSENSFSSSDDEDAGESSTTAAPSFPELEAAVERSIAALGGAAFPKLNWSAPKDATWISADGTLRCTSFADVALLLHSSDAIAHDLSHALPSCRDNERSSTTTFYLALRKWYPSLRPEMEFRCFTRHRRLVGISQREVTGFYPVLLDRRHEIQPLIEVFFAEVVKPRFGSEDYTFDVYVTGDGRVKLLDFNPWGSFTLPLLFSWEELEGEGFGGEEGRAVDFRIVESRCGVRPGLKTAVPFDYLDTAEGSGWDQFLKKADEELRRQTQTTSAPDAD; translated from the coding sequence atgagggAAGAAGAGGAGCTGCTGCGGTGCCAAATTCAGGAATGGTACCCCATCTTCAAACCTTATTCCATCCGCACCCTCTTCCACCCCCTCCCCGACTCCTTCCTCCGTTACCTCCTCTGCCTCCCGCTCAACCCTTCCTCCCCTGACGGCGACGACGATGCCCCGCCCCCTTTTCTCCTTCCCGTCTGCGCCTCCGGCCGCGACCCTCTCCCCCGCCCCACCGCTCACATCGACCCCGTCTCCCTCCTCGATTCCGAGAATTCCTTCTCTTCCTCCGACGACGAGGACGCGGGCGAGTCCTCCACCACCGCCGCTCCGTCATTCCCGGAGctggaggcggcggtggagcgGTCGATCGCGGCCCTCGGTGGGGCCGCCTTCCCCAAGCTGAACTGGAGCGCCCCCAAGGACGCCACCTGGATCTCCGCCGACGGCACCCTCCGCTGCACCTCCTTCGCGGACGTCGCCCTCCTCCTCCACTCCTCCGACGCCATCGCCCACGACCTCTCCCACGCCCTACCTTCCTGCCGCGACAACGAGCGATCCTCCACGACAACCTTCTACCTGGCCCTCCGCAAGTGGTACCCATCTCTCCGCCCGGAGATGGAGTTCCGGTGCTTCACCCGCCACCGCCGCCTCGTCGGCATCTCCCAGCGCGAGGTCACCGGCTTCTATCCGGTGCTTCTCGATCGCCGCCACGAGATCCAGCCCCTCATCGAGGTCTTCTTCGCCGAGGTCGTCAAGCCGAGATTCGGATCGGAGGACTACACGTTCGACGTCTACGTGACCGGAGACGGGCGGGTGAAGCTGCTGGACTTCAATCCCTGGGGGTCCTTCACGTTGCCGCTTCTCTTCAGCTGGGAGGAGTTAGAGGGCGAGGGTTTTGGTGGGGAGGAAGGCCGGGCGGTGGACTTTAGGATCGTGGAGAGCCGGTGCGGGGTGAGGCCGGGGCTGAAGACCGCCGTGCCCTTCGATTACTTGGATACAGCGGAGGGTAGCGGCTGGGATCAGTTCTTGAAGAAGGCGGATGAGGAGCTCAGGAGGCAGACCCAGACCACTTCCGCCCCCGATGCTGACTGA